In Acidimicrobiia bacterium, one genomic interval encodes:
- a CDS encoding oligopeptide/dipeptide ABC transporter ATP-binding protein, producing the protein MAGSGTAHLRPEKDPLLTVEHLTVEFPVGKDAKVHAVSGISLDLLEGETLGLVGESGCGKSTTGRAIMQLPKPTSGSIVFKGTDITKLSGEALRRLRPEMQMIFQDPISSLNPRRKIGDLVAEPLAIWGRGNKEERDAHVDRVLASVGLDPAVARTKRAHEFSGGQCQRISIARSLVLDPKVIICDEPVSALDVSVQAQILNLLEDMKAEYQLTLIFIAHDLAVVKNISDRVAVMYLGKLCEVANPDDLYAAPAHPYTQFLLEAIPIPDPTVKPEERGTLAGELPSPINPPSGCRFRTRCPRAQDVCAQTEPVMRAVGEDHWVACHFPLIPVLEDQPVTS; encoded by the coding sequence ATGGCCGGATCTGGGACTGCTCATCTACGTCCAGAAAAAGACCCGCTGCTCACCGTTGAACATCTCACGGTGGAATTCCCTGTTGGTAAAGATGCCAAGGTTCATGCTGTAAGCGGCATTAGCCTCGACCTCCTAGAAGGCGAAACCCTTGGCCTGGTGGGCGAATCTGGTTGTGGCAAATCCACCACTGGCCGCGCCATTATGCAGCTACCAAAGCCGACGTCAGGCTCGATCGTGTTCAAAGGAACCGATATCACCAAACTCAGCGGTGAAGCGCTACGGCGGCTGCGTCCTGAAATGCAAATGATTTTCCAGGACCCAATTTCATCGCTGAATCCGAGGCGCAAAATTGGTGACTTGGTTGCCGAACCTCTGGCTATTTGGGGCAGGGGTAACAAAGAAGAACGCGATGCGCACGTTGACCGAGTGCTGGCATCGGTGGGTTTAGACCCCGCTGTGGCTCGTACGAAGAGGGCCCATGAGTTCTCGGGTGGACAATGCCAACGTATTTCAATTGCTCGCTCGCTGGTTCTTGACCCCAAAGTAATTATTTGTGACGAACCCGTATCGGCCCTTGATGTTTCGGTTCAGGCCCAAATTCTGAACCTTCTCGAAGACATGAAGGCTGAATACCAGCTGACCCTGATCTTCATCGCTCACGACTTGGCAGTTGTCAAGAACATCAGCGATCGCGTTGCAGTTATGTATCTGGGCAAGCTTTGTGAGGTTGCGAACCCCGACGATCTCTACGCCGCACCAGCGCACCCCTACACTCAGTTCCTCTTAGAAGCGATTCCGATTCCTGACCCAACGGTTAAACCTGAGGAGCGGGGCACCTTAGCTGGCGAGCTTCCGTCGCCGATTAATCCTCCTTCGGGCTGTCGCTTCCGCACTCGCTGCCCAAGAGCGCAAGATGTCTGTGCCCAAACCGAGCCCGTTATGCGTGCGGTTGGTGAAGACCATTGGGTGGCATGCCATTTCCCATTAATTCCTGTGCTCGAGGACCAGCCAGTAACTAGTTGA